One window from the genome of Williamwhitmania sp. encodes:
- a CDS encoding TetR/AcrR family transcriptional regulator gives MEITSRQLEIIEAASKILTTSGISGLTIKNLAKEMQFSESAIYRHFTSKEEIIIAMLNYLSDNIEKRLTNMAWTSDPEENFKTLFREQIKFFKQNPHFVVAVFSDGLMEESQRINEILMKLMNVKMKHLMPIIMDGQQKGAFTNAITTEELMHIIMGAFKLQMFKWMVANFEFDITRNGDNMIHSLLTIIKNR, from the coding sequence ATGGAGATTACTTCCCGACAACTTGAGATTATTGAAGCAGCCAGTAAGATATTAACCACTTCAGGGATAAGCGGTTTGACAATCAAGAACCTGGCCAAAGAGATGCAGTTTTCTGAAAGTGCAATCTACCGCCACTTCACTAGCAAGGAGGAGATTATTATTGCAATGCTTAACTATTTGTCGGACAATATAGAGAAACGATTGACGAATATGGCTTGGACGTCGGACCCAGAGGAAAACTTCAAGACTTTATTTAGAGAGCAAATCAAGTTCTTTAAGCAGAACCCTCATTTTGTTGTTGCTGTTTTCTCCGATGGTTTAATGGAAGAAAGCCAGCGCATCAACGAAATTCTGATGAAACTAATGAATGTAAAAATGAAGCACTTGATGCCGATAATTATGGATGGGCAACAAAAAGGAGCCTTTACAAATGCCATTACAACAGAGGAACTTATGCATATTATAATGGGTGCTTTCAAGCTTCAAATGTTTAAATGGATGGTTGCGAATTTTGAATTTGATATTACTCGGAACGGAGATAATATGATACATTCACTACTTACAATTATTAAAAACAGATAG
- a CDS encoding metallophosphoesterase, with amino-acid sequence MKAISFTIIFFTCIIINIACENLFDYSPYVIHFSKENRDVNSKNIVKLGDGQNDDTITIAFTGDTHNYFDEMEKFVASVNKNSSIDFVIHVGDIADFGLPKQYLWGNSILLKLRMPYFVTIGNHDLVGNGSNAYKEMFGAFDFSFIYGNVKFVFINTNSLEFKNNGNVPDIQWLNEQLKPSNNFSNAVVVFHVPPEDDGFDARLVEPFYQTISLYDNVLFTVHGHLHNYEIYNPFDGTVTYINVYGVEYNKYNVINIFNSNYYVETVEF; translated from the coding sequence ATGAAGGCAATTAGTTTTACTATAATATTTTTTACTTGCATTATAATAAATATTGCATGTGAAAATTTGTTTGACTATTCACCATACGTAATCCATTTTAGCAAAGAAAACAGAGATGTGAATTCTAAGAATATCGTGAAATTGGGTGATGGGCAGAATGATGATACGATTACAATTGCCTTTACGGGTGATACCCATAATTATTTCGATGAAATGGAAAAATTTGTTGCAAGCGTTAACAAAAATTCATCTATCGATTTCGTAATACATGTTGGTGATATTGCCGATTTTGGTCTGCCAAAACAATACTTGTGGGGTAATTCAATTTTGCTGAAATTAAGGATGCCTTATTTTGTTACCATTGGAAATCATGATTTAGTAGGCAATGGCTCAAATGCTTATAAAGAAATGTTTGGTGCGTTTGACTTTAGTTTTATTTACGGTAATGTTAAATTCGTTTTTATAAATACAAATAGTCTCGAGTTTAAAAACAACGGAAATGTTCCTGATATTCAATGGCTCAACGAGCAATTGAAACCATCCAATAATTTCTCTAATGCCGTTGTTGTATTCCATGTACCGCCAGAGGATGATGGTTTTGATGCAAGGTTAGTCGAACCGTTTTATCAGACAATATCACTGTATGATAATGTGTTATTTACAGTCCATGGGCATCTCCATAATTATGAAATTTATAACCCATTTGATGGGACTGTTACTTACATAAATGTTTATGGAGTGGAGTACAATAAATACAACGTGATTAATATCTTCAATAGCAACTATTATGTTGAAACTGTTGAGTTTTAA
- a CDS encoding type II toxin-antitoxin system HicA family toxin — protein sequence MSKVNQVVKLIEEDGWYFVRQKGSHKQFKHPIKKGLVTIAGHPNDELAKKTETSILRQAGLK from the coding sequence ATGAGTAAAGTAAATCAAGTTGTCAAACTGATTGAAGAGGATGGTTGGTATTTTGTTAGGCAGAAAGGGAGCCACAAACAGTTCAAGCATCCAATAAAGAAAGGATTGGTTACGATTGCCGGACACCCGAACGATGAGCTAGCTAAAAAAACAGAAACTTCAATACTTAGGCAAGCTGGGCTAAAATAA
- a CDS encoding DUF488 domain-containing protein produces the protein MEVKIKRVYEIPVKEDGTRILVDRLWPRGLTKEKAGIDLWLKDIAPSTELRKWFGHDHDKWEEFKKRYRNELKENGEQLSLLNEQVKKATVTLVYAAKDVEHNEALVLKEWFSPLSEGEKQNERQ, from the coding sequence ATGGAAGTCAAAATCAAAAGAGTATATGAAATTCCTGTTAAAGAAGACGGGACGCGCATTCTAGTGGACAGGCTTTGGCCTAGGGGCTTGACAAAAGAAAAGGCAGGCATTGATTTATGGTTAAAGGATATTGCGCCCAGTACAGAACTTCGGAAATGGTTTGGGCACGATCACGATAAATGGGAGGAGTTCAAGAAGCGTTATCGCAACGAACTCAAGGAAAATGGAGAACAGTTATCACTTTTGAATGAGCAGGTAAAAAAGGCAACCGTAACCTTGGTTTATGCTGCAAAAGATGTAGAGCATAACGAAGCACTTGTTCTCAAAGAATGGTTTAGCCCCTTATCGGAAGGGGAAAAACAAAATGAAAGACAGTAA
- a CDS encoding efflux RND transporter periplasmic adaptor subunit, with the protein MKKIIYIVAGLALITITVIRLKSNKETTLNRVFHYNKEQALNVQVLIIKQESIKNDISYIGTFEPNKETKVSAEVQGKINKVLVDLGSTVKKGQPLIQLDNSLLKLQLQTVEIQIEGLETDVNRYTILANADAIQGVQLEKTELALKSAKVQKATLLEQINKTTIVAPFSGIITAKLTEEGAFASPGIPLLQITDISMLKFTINVPEQEIDHFKIDQRYSLYADAYPQSMLSGKVILIGSKANIGNSFPVQFSVRNTINLTIKSGMFGNVEFKNDTSKIHIAIPASSIVGTNLQPQVYKVKNWKTTLQNVTISSRYQNNVVISSGLSKGDTIVTNGFINLFDGANVFISKK; encoded by the coding sequence ATGAAAAAGATAATTTACATAGTTGCAGGACTAGCGTTAATCACTATAACGGTAATACGACTGAAAAGCAATAAAGAAACCACGTTAAACAGAGTTTTCCATTACAATAAGGAGCAAGCCCTCAATGTTCAGGTCCTTATCATAAAACAGGAGAGTATTAAAAACGATATTTCTTATATCGGAACCTTTGAACCAAATAAAGAAACAAAGGTAAGTGCCGAGGTTCAGGGCAAGATTAATAAAGTTCTGGTGGACCTCGGAAGCACTGTTAAGAAGGGCCAACCTTTAATTCAATTGGATAACTCCTTGCTGAAATTACAATTACAAACCGTTGAAATTCAGATAGAAGGATTGGAAACTGATGTAAATCGCTATACTATTCTTGCCAATGCTGATGCAATTCAAGGTGTTCAGCTGGAAAAGACAGAGTTGGCTTTAAAATCGGCTAAAGTTCAAAAGGCCACTCTCCTTGAACAGATCAATAAAACAACCATCGTTGCACCATTTAGTGGAATTATTACCGCAAAGTTGACAGAGGAAGGTGCTTTTGCTTCTCCTGGCATACCATTGCTACAAATTACAGATATTTCGATGCTAAAGTTTACGATAAATGTACCTGAGCAGGAGATTGATCATTTCAAAATAGATCAACGTTATTCATTATATGCAGATGCGTATCCGCAATCCATGCTGTCGGGAAAAGTTATTTTGATTGGAAGTAAAGCCAACATAGGAAATAGTTTTCCAGTGCAGTTTTCAGTTCGCAACACCATAAATTTAACAATCAAATCAGGGATGTTTGGCAACGTAGAATTTAAAAACGATACTAGTAAAATACATATCGCCATTCCTGCTTCCTCTATTGTTGGAACCAACCTTCAACCACAGGTTTATAAAGTGAAGAATTGGAAAACAACCCTTCAAAATGTCACCATTTCATCTAGGTATCAAAACAATGTAGTGATTTCAAGTGGTTTAAGCAAAGGAGACACAATCGTAACTAACGGATTTATTAACCTTTTTGACGGGGCAAATGTATTTATTAGCAAGAAATAA
- a CDS encoding TolC family protein, producing the protein MVSTLVVLTFPTASNAQVWTLQQCIDSALVNNKNLEIGRNGILIGVQKHKEATANLIPKVNAIADYKYYTDQPYQLMPASVFGGTPGTFKEAQFGVPHNINTTLQLSMPLYSSQVYGAIKATKIASELSELQYERTQEQVYFDVSILYYNAQILFNQLDFTDSNLVNTSKLLQNVQLLKDQLLAKGTDVSKVQLQLAQLYTQRELTRSKYEQVLNALKFNMGIPFNRVIQIDENIHFQSGEEYISSSTVDIRIAETQKRLVTSELKTLKYSRLPTISIYGTYGQTGYGYDKKPNDFLKFYPIGFAGMQISYPLFNGTVTKRKINQKRIELQNCELQLNLANEQNNMQIDNASQQKMVAQKSVETTQAQISLAQTIYAQTLLQQKEGTSSLTDVLLADNALREAQQTYLSAIIDYLKADLELKKLTGNISITSK; encoded by the coding sequence TTGGTATCAACTCTTGTTGTACTCACGTTTCCTACGGCCAGCAATGCTCAGGTTTGGACCTTGCAGCAGTGTATCGATTCTGCTTTGGTAAATAATAAAAATTTGGAGATTGGTCGAAATGGGATATTAATAGGTGTACAAAAGCACAAGGAAGCCACTGCCAATCTAATTCCCAAGGTTAATGCCATTGCCGATTATAAATACTACACCGACCAACCTTACCAATTAATGCCTGCATCGGTTTTCGGCGGCACTCCCGGCACGTTTAAGGAAGCACAATTTGGTGTCCCCCATAATATAAATACCACCTTACAGCTATCAATGCCCTTGTATAGCTCGCAGGTTTATGGGGCAATAAAAGCTACAAAAATTGCTTCAGAATTGAGTGAGCTGCAATACGAAAGAACGCAGGAACAGGTCTATTTTGATGTATCGATCCTATACTATAATGCTCAGATTTTATTTAATCAGTTGGATTTTACCGACAGCAACCTTGTCAACACCTCTAAACTATTACAGAATGTTCAATTGCTCAAAGATCAACTTCTCGCAAAAGGTACTGATGTAAGCAAGGTTCAACTACAGCTGGCGCAGCTATACACACAAAGAGAGCTTACTCGAAGTAAATATGAGCAAGTGCTGAATGCCTTGAAATTCAACATGGGCATTCCCTTTAATCGGGTAATTCAAATTGATGAAAACATCCATTTTCAAAGTGGAGAGGAATATATTAGTTCATCAACTGTAGATATCCGTATCGCCGAAACTCAGAAACGATTAGTAACCTCTGAGCTGAAAACCTTAAAATACTCACGACTACCTACCATATCGATATATGGAACCTATGGACAAACGGGCTATGGCTATGATAAGAAACCCAACGATTTCCTTAAATTTTACCCGATTGGCTTTGCCGGTATGCAAATATCCTACCCTTTGTTTAATGGAACTGTTACCAAGCGAAAAATCAATCAAAAGAGAATAGAATTACAAAATTGCGAACTACAGCTGAACCTAGCCAATGAGCAAAACAATATGCAAATTGATAATGCAAGTCAGCAGAAGATGGTTGCCCAAAAATCTGTAGAAACAACTCAGGCTCAGATTTCTCTGGCACAAACCATTTACGCACAAACACTCTTGCAGCAAAAGGAGGGCACATCATCATTAACCGATGTGCTTTTAGCCGACAATGCTTTGCGTGAGGCACAACAAACTTACTTGTCCGCCATCATTGATTATTTGAAAGCGGACTTAGAGTTAAAAAAATTGACAGGAAACATCAGTATCACTAGCAAATAA
- a CDS encoding TetR/AcrR family transcriptional regulator gives MSDKFNTEYKILQTACDIFLLFGYHGATLKQIAIQAGVNKSAVHYYFRSKEKLYISVVNKTLNTVFTIKDENIIGQKDFEKTTWFLATELYNNGSLFEKALKTLYPTDWVEKLNGIKKWLVRK, from the coding sequence ATGTCTGATAAATTTAATACAGAATATAAGATATTACAAACAGCCTGCGATATCTTTCTTTTATTCGGGTATCATGGAGCAACGCTCAAGCAAATTGCAATTCAGGCAGGTGTTAATAAATCAGCTGTTCATTACTATTTTAGGTCAAAAGAAAAATTATACATCAGCGTTGTTAACAAAACACTCAACACTGTTTTTACCATTAAGGATGAAAATATTATAGGTCAGAAAGATTTTGAAAAAACAACATGGTTTCTTGCAACTGAGCTATACAATAATGGAAGCTTATTCGAAAAAGCGCTTAAGACGTTATATCCCACCGATTGGGTTGAAAAACTAAATGGGATAAAAAAATGGCTTGTGCGTAAATAA
- a CDS encoding efflux RND transporter permease subunit, with amino-acid sequence MNITKISINRPSLIIVLFSVFTLLGIIGYKNLGYELLPDFNQPVVVIKTMYPGAEPNEVETSVSRKIEDALSNLEGVDYLETKSMPNASIIIANLKYGTNVDKAMQDAQRYIDNIRKDLPTGILSPVMSKVSPNDLPIISISATSNLPSTVFYQKMVDDFLPQIQQLKGVAEITIIGGEEREIQVKVDQNKLKLYKVSLSQVVEAINRSGIDLPAGKVQSNKESNSVRLIGKFVTLSDIRNVQIALPAPGVSVYVKDVATVIDGVKEESSVSRYNGVNGIGLLLKKQGDANAVEVSKLVHAKLTQIESDNAKDGVKFTVVDDSTDLTISAVNSVVDDLILAVILVSLVMFLFLRSYRNSLIVLVAIPTSLITAFAVMWLMGFTLNLMTLLAMSLIIGILVDDAIVILENIQRHLDMGKDKRSAALEGRMEIGFSAISITLVDVVVFLPILFLQVFVADMLKQFSIVVITSTLTSLLVGFTLVPWLASRIGKKENLQPTNIVNRFLLWFEKQLTVFIDWYGRQLEWVLSHKLIFTGIVLVLLLMTGVIMKQGIIGKEMMSTGDQGKFRLNLEYDKTTTVQENNIRTRQIENFIRQQPEVSTLFSNIGGPSTGIGSLGVGSANISEFTIQLKPETDRHIKTEPFMKLLRKELNKEFSGVNFSMAVLGLLPKQAPIKITLSGSNLVLVMQTGNELKSAIEKIPGADNVRLSVEAGSPEYKVIPDKDKMQRLGLNTAYVGLNLRTAFTGNDDATLTENATEYPVRIWLDDFDRKNYEDVKHLTVVNQMNMPIEVAQFADVRQDNSPSLLERLDRQPSVTLTSESFGRPSGTLADDVITFLKSKPLPEGVKLTWGADIKTQNESFGALASVLLISFILIYLIMIALYDSFIYPFVALFAIPMAIIGAFLALNLSLNDLTLFAQLGLIMLMGLVTKNAILIVDFTNQIKAQGKHYKEALIIAGKERMRPILMTTLAMAIGMLPIALAKGTASEWKNGLAWVIIGGLLSSMILTVYVVPMVYDIVDSIKEKIAKRKEI; translated from the coding sequence ATGAATATTACAAAAATATCAATCAATCGACCTTCGCTGATCATCGTTCTTTTCAGCGTGTTTACCTTATTGGGAATCATCGGGTATAAAAACCTTGGATATGAACTCTTACCTGACTTCAACCAGCCTGTAGTTGTAATAAAAACGATGTATCCCGGTGCTGAGCCTAATGAGGTGGAAACATCTGTTTCCAGAAAAATAGAAGATGCACTATCCAACCTCGAAGGAGTTGATTATCTGGAGACAAAATCAATGCCCAATGCCTCCATTATTATTGCCAACCTGAAATATGGAACAAATGTGGATAAAGCCATGCAGGATGCACAGCGCTATATCGACAACATTCGCAAAGATCTTCCAACGGGCATTTTGAGTCCGGTTATGAGTAAGGTTTCTCCTAATGATTTGCCAATAATTTCAATCAGTGCGACTAGTAATTTGCCATCGACTGTGTTTTATCAAAAAATGGTGGATGATTTTCTCCCGCAAATTCAGCAGCTGAAAGGGGTAGCAGAAATTACTATAATTGGAGGAGAAGAACGGGAAATTCAGGTAAAGGTCGATCAAAACAAACTCAAACTGTATAAGGTATCACTTTCCCAGGTTGTTGAGGCGATTAATCGCTCAGGAATAGATTTACCCGCTGGCAAAGTGCAATCCAATAAAGAGAGTAACTCCGTTAGGCTAATTGGTAAGTTTGTCACATTAAGTGATATAAGAAATGTCCAGATAGCTTTGCCTGCACCAGGAGTGTCGGTCTATGTAAAGGATGTAGCAACTGTAATTGATGGCGTTAAGGAGGAAAGTTCCGTAAGTCGATATAATGGAGTGAACGGAATTGGTCTGTTGCTGAAAAAACAAGGTGATGCCAATGCCGTAGAAGTTTCCAAATTAGTTCATGCAAAACTCACTCAAATTGAAAGTGACAACGCAAAAGATGGAGTGAAGTTTACAGTTGTAGATGATTCTACAGATCTAACTATTTCAGCCGTAAATTCGGTGGTTGATGACCTGATTTTAGCGGTTATCTTAGTTTCATTGGTCATGTTTCTGTTTTTAAGAAGTTACCGGAACTCTTTGATTGTATTAGTTGCAATCCCAACCTCATTAATCACCGCGTTTGCCGTGATGTGGCTGATGGGATTCACTCTAAATCTGATGACCTTACTGGCTATGTCGCTCATTATCGGGATACTGGTTGATGATGCTATTGTAATTTTGGAAAATATTCAGCGGCATCTGGATATGGGCAAAGATAAACGGAGTGCGGCATTAGAGGGGCGTATGGAAATTGGGTTCTCTGCTATATCAATCACCCTAGTTGACGTGGTTGTATTCTTACCCATTCTGTTTTTACAGGTATTTGTGGCCGATATGCTAAAACAGTTTTCAATTGTGGTAATCACGTCCACGCTTACCAGCTTATTGGTTGGTTTTACTCTGGTACCCTGGTTGGCCTCACGTATTGGAAAAAAGGAGAATCTTCAACCTACAAATATTGTAAACCGATTCCTGCTTTGGTTCGAAAAGCAATTAACGGTATTCATCGACTGGTATGGCCGTCAACTAGAATGGGTGCTTAGCCATAAACTCATCTTTACTGGGATTGTGCTTGTTTTGCTGTTAATGACTGGCGTGATAATGAAACAGGGAATCATAGGTAAGGAAATGATGTCAACTGGGGATCAGGGCAAATTCCGGCTGAATCTGGAATATGATAAAACAACAACCGTTCAGGAGAATAATATTAGAACTCGGCAGATAGAAAATTTTATTCGTCAACAACCTGAAGTGTCAACTCTTTTCAGCAATATTGGTGGCCCAAGTACTGGTATTGGAAGTTTAGGGGTTGGCTCAGCCAATATATCTGAGTTTACGATTCAGCTAAAGCCTGAAACGGATCGACACATCAAAACCGAGCCATTCATGAAATTACTTCGAAAGGAGCTGAATAAAGAGTTTTCGGGTGTTAACTTTTCGATGGCAGTTTTAGGCTTACTGCCCAAGCAGGCTCCTATCAAGATAACGTTAAGCGGTAGTAATCTTGTATTAGTCATGCAAACGGGAAATGAGCTGAAATCGGCGATTGAAAAAATACCTGGAGCAGATAATGTTCGATTGTCAGTTGAAGCTGGCAGTCCTGAATACAAAGTAATTCCGGATAAAGATAAAATGCAGCGTTTAGGTTTAAATACTGCCTATGTTGGGCTAAATTTAAGAACAGCCTTTACAGGTAACGACGATGCAACTTTGACTGAAAACGCGACTGAATATCCGGTAAGAATTTGGTTGGATGACTTTGACAGAAAAAATTATGAAGATGTAAAGCATCTTACCGTCGTTAACCAAATGAACATGCCTATAGAGGTAGCTCAATTTGCAGACGTTAGACAAGACAATTCTCCATCGCTCCTTGAAAGATTAGACCGACAGCCTTCTGTAACCTTAACCTCCGAATCCTTTGGGAGACCCTCGGGTACTTTAGCCGATGATGTAATAACCTTTCTAAAAAGCAAACCATTACCCGAAGGTGTTAAATTAACATGGGGGGCAGATATCAAAACACAAAATGAGAGTTTTGGGGCTTTAGCCTCGGTTCTTTTAATTTCATTTATCCTGATTTACCTGATAATGATAGCCCTTTATGACAGCTTTATTTATCCGTTCGTGGCACTATTTGCCATACCGATGGCAATTATTGGAGCCTTCCTTGCACTAAACTTATCGTTAAATGATTTAACACTATTTGCACAACTCGGATTGATTATGCTCATGGGGTTGGTTACAAAGAATGCCATCCTGATTGTGGATTTTACCAACCAGATAAAAGCTCAGGGCAAGCATTACAAAGAGGCATTGATCATCGCTGGGAAGGAGCGTATGCGTCCCATTTTAATGACTACTCTAGCTATGGCAATTGGAATGTTACCCATTGCATTGGCTAAAGGCACTGCCAGCGAATGGAAAAACGGTTTGGCCTGGGTAATTATCGGTGGGTTGCTGTCGTCGATGATTTTAACGGTATACGTAGTACCAATGGTTTACGATATTGTTGACTCAATCAAGGAAAAGATTGCAAAAAGAAAGGAGATATAA
- a CDS encoding cupin domain-containing protein has translation MKITKYQEQPRKDNLHMIDVRDLYSKESAQATLMALKPGESLKPHKTPVDVFFFIVDGLPTIHIGDESEVCEATTLIESPKNIVHYISNNSKELALILVVKAPNPASLNRAH, from the coding sequence ATGAAAATTACAAAATATCAGGAACAACCGAGAAAGGACAACCTACACATGATTGATGTAAGGGACTTGTATAGCAAAGAATCGGCACAGGCAACGCTTATGGCCTTAAAACCCGGTGAGAGTTTGAAGCCTCACAAGACACCTGTTGATGTTTTCTTTTTTATTGTTGATGGGTTGCCTACCATCCATATTGGTGATGAAAGTGAAGTATGCGAAGCTACTACGCTAATCGAAAGCCCTAAGAATATTGTACATTACATTAGCAATAATTCAAAAGAACTGGCTCTAATTCTTGTAGTAAAAGCTCCAAACCCTGCAAGTTTAAACAGGGCACATTAG
- a CDS encoding DUF2141 domain-containing protein codes for MRQLTLLFTSLVTIAIFSSYSNSTKETFSLTVEVNGLRNAKGDVIFALYNREDAFPDEHFEKYLEKLIGKIANGSSFVVFKNLPEGKYAVSILHDEDGDGKIKKGIILPKEGIGFSNYQSIGLANIPSFKKASFIVNKDKCIIVKIIYL; via the coding sequence TTGAGACAGTTAACCTTACTTTTTACTTCACTCGTTACAATTGCTATTTTCTCTTCCTATAGCAATTCAACAAAGGAGACCTTTTCGTTAACTGTTGAGGTCAATGGGTTGCGCAATGCTAAAGGAGATGTAATCTTTGCGTTATACAATCGAGAAGATGCATTTCCTGACGAACACTTTGAAAAGTATCTTGAAAAACTTATAGGAAAAATTGCCAATGGATCATCATTCGTAGTATTTAAAAACTTGCCAGAAGGGAAATATGCTGTAAGTATTCTTCACGATGAAGATGGTGATGGTAAAATCAAAAAGGGAATAATCTTACCAAAGGAGGGCATTGGTTTCTCCAATTATCAATCCATTGGTTTGGCTAATATTCCCTCGTTTAAAAAAGCTTCTTTCATTGTGAATAAGGATAAATGTATCATCGTTAAAATTATTTATTTATAG